One Coffea eugenioides isolate CCC68of chromosome 2, Ceug_1.0, whole genome shotgun sequence genomic window, GGGAAGCATGGTTAGCTTAGATGTATCAAAGAATTGTTGCACTGAAATAAATTCTTTAAACGACAGCGCACATAAAAAAATTCTTACAAAAATCTAATAAAGTACTTGAATTTTGCTGTAGCTCATCCCAGGTAATTAAAATCTGTCCTGAATTTTTAATCCTTAAATGCCTGTCTGTCCACACCGACAAACGTAGAAGGTGTTGACCTGAGATGAAGCGTTTTCTTTCATTGGTCGCCTCCCAAGTAAATAATGCATGAAAATTCTATCCCCAATCAAACCTTTGCCCAAAATTCACCTTCTTGGACCAAGGCCAATGACCACTAATTAAATGGAAAGgtggtttaaaaaataaaataaaagaaagaaaagaaacgtaTTACCTCGGGCTAAACGTAATATACTGGACCCGGACAGTCCGGCCCAAGAAAACCGAGAATTAAGAGCGAGAAGTACCAGTGCTCGGCCCACAACTAAGAAAAAGGAGTGTGCTTAGTAGTCAGAATCAGTGGCAGCTGACGTGCTTCGTCTTCGACTCGCTACTGCGGCCGGCCGTCGTGGGCAATCGACTGTTGTGGTGTGCAAGTCGACCATAATAATAGTGAATCCATAGAAAGCCCTAAATGTGAATTTTTGCAGCGTTTGGAAAAGAGACAGAAAGGGGCGGGGGTGTTGGGGCTTGGGAGGACGGGTTGATGGGGATAATCAGGAGCAGCTTCTCGTTCATAGCGGGTACAGTTTGCGGAATATACATAGCCCAGAACTATAACGTCCCAAATATTAGGAATCTTACCAACGAATTCCTCTTTCGGGCGAAAGAAGTCGAAGAAAAGTATCGCAAGCCCAAGAAGCCCGGCGACGGCGTTTAGTTcaattgcttttcttttcttcaattatGATCCGGTGCGTTTCTTCCTCACGccaaccatttatttttctttttcgtttatGTTATGAGCTATACAGTTTCTAATTCAGTCGTTAAAGTCACCGGAGATGTCTACAGTGATTTCGCATCCCAATAATTTgattgtatatttattttttaaaaaatttaatatgtCTGTTTCGGCGTAGTAATACTGCATGCGTGTATTATATGTGTTTGATTTTCACTTTCATATTGCTGTTCCACACGTAATGGAGGTCATCACCGTATGAATCTGATTGGGGCGAGGGGCCTCATTTCTCTTTCTATCTGATTTATTGGTGTCACTGGATGAGAGTTCGTCATTTGAAATTACTGCAATATATGCACAAGAACCTATCAGAGGGTTATGCAATTTTGCTAGATTCTTGACAGATTTATGGAGGTGAACCTGAACTAGATACTCCTTATATTTCTATGGAGTATGGTGATGATCATGCTTTCTACTGTAAATTCTTATTCCGTTAGAATGCACCACTGTTTAAAGAATAGTTCAGGGGTTGGAGTTGGACCTTTC contains:
- the LOC113762535 gene encoding uncharacterized protein LOC113762535, with the protein product MGIIRSSFSFIAGTVCGIYIAQNYNVPNIRNLTNEFLFRAKEVEEKYRKPKKPGDGV